One window from the genome of Kryptolebias marmoratus isolate JLee-2015 linkage group LG1, ASM164957v2, whole genome shotgun sequence encodes:
- the LOC108234603 gene encoding transducin-like enhancer protein 1 isoform X3, with the protein MFPQGRHPTPHQAPGQPFKFTIPESLDRIKEEFQFLQAQYHSLKLECEKLASEKTEMQRHYVMYYEMSYGLNIEMHKQTEIAKRLNTICAQVIPFLSQEHQQQVVQAVERAKQVTMAELNAVIGVRGLPGLPPTQQHLSHNHGGAPVPLTPHPAGIHPSQLGGSAGLLALSGALGAMPPHLAGKEGGEKKPHLTGPDSHPAGPEHLREREPGTSNSLLPESLRNTDKRRNGPDFSNDTKKRKVDDKDSSHYDSDGEKSDDNLVVDVSNEDAASPRGTPLPSPRENGLDKARLLKKDPCSPASTASSASSSSLKSKEMTVREKAGTPGLKSSTPTPRGDSTPGPSSTPGIRPSLSKPPSMEIPHPPSPYPGAFGMLPHAAAMNGELAGAAAYAAGLHNMSPQMSAAAAVAVAAYGRSPMVGFDPHPHMRVPGMPPSLTGIPGGKPAYSFHVAADGQMQPVPFPPDALVGPGIPRHARQINTLNHGEVVCAVTISNPTRHVYTGGKGCVKVWDISHPGNKSPVSQLDCLNRDNYIRSCRLLPDGRTLIVGGEASTLSIWDLATPTPRIKAELTSSAPACYALAISPDSKVCFSCCSDGNIAVWDLHNQTLVRQFQGHTDGASCIDISNDGTKLWTGGLDNTVRSWDLREGRQLQQHDFTSQIFSLGYCPTGEWLAVGMESSNVEVLHVTKPDKYQLHLHESCVLSLQFAYCGKWFVSTGKDNLLNAWRTPYGASIFQSKESSSVLSCDISVDDKYIVTGSGDKKATVYEVIY; encoded by the exons ATGTTCCCCCAGGGGCGACACCCG ACGCCCCATCAGGCTCCAGGCCAGCCCTTCAAGTTCACCATCCCGGAGTCACTGGACCGCATAAAGGAGGAGTTCCAGTTTCTCCAGGCGCAGTACCACAG CCTCAAACTGGAGTGTGAGAAGCTGGCCAGTGAAAAGACGGAGATGCAGAGACACTATGTCATG TACTATGAGATGTCATACGGCCTCAACATCGAGATGCACAAACAG ACTGAGATTGCCAAGAGACTAAACACCATCTGTGCACAAGTCATTCCCTTCCTCTCACAGGAG catcagcagcaggtgGTCCAAGCTGTGGAGCGAGCCAAACAGGTGACCATGGCAGAGCTAAATGCTGTCATCGGGGTACGTGGACTGCCAGGTCTTCCACCTaca cagcagcatctgtcCCATAACCACGGTGGTGCTCCTGTGCCCCTCACCCCCCATCCCGCCGGCATCCACCCCTCCCAGTTAGGAGGCTCAGCTGGTCTTCTTGCTCTGTCAGGAGCGCTTGGTGCCATGCCGCCCCATTTGGCAGGAAAAGAAGGCGGTGAGAAAAAACCTCATCTAACTGGACCAGATTCTCACCCCGCAGGACCCGAGCACCTCAGAG AGCGAGAACCTGGCACA AGTAATTCACTGCTGCCGGAAAGCCTCAGGAACACCGACAAGCGACGCAATGGTCCTGACTTTTCAAACGACACCAAGAAACGCAAGGTTGATGACAAGGACTCCAGCCACTAT GACAGCGATGGAGAGAAAAGTGATGACAATTTAGTGGTGGATGTGTCGAATGag GATGCAGCCTCCCCTCGTGGCACACCTCTTCCCTCCCCCAGAGAAAATGGCTTGGATAAAGCTCGTCTTCTCAAGAAAGACCCCTGTAGTCCAGCTTCCACCGCTTCATCAGCCAGCTCCTCCTCCCTCAAATCCAAAGAGATGACAGTG CGAGAAAAGGCAGGTACACCAGGTCTAAAGTCGAGCACTCCCACACCTAGAGGCGACTCCACCCCAGGTCCAAGCTCCACACCTGGAATCCGACCAAGTCTGTCCAAACCCCCATCCATGGAGATACCCCATCCTCCTA GTCCGTACCCGGGTGCGTTTGGTATGTTGCCTCACGCAGCAGCGATGAATGGGGAACTAGCCGGTGCTGCAGCCTATGCAGCTGGACTGCACAACATGTCGCCTCAAATGAGCGCTGCAGCTGCAGTCGCTGTGGCCGCATACGGCCGTTCACCGATG GTTGGTTTTGATCCTCACCCTCACATGCGAGTACCTGGAATGCCACCTAGTCTTACAGGAATCCCTGGAGGAAAACC GGCCTACTCCTTCCACGTTGCGGCGGATGGACAGATGCAGCCGGTTCCTTTCCCCCCGGATGCTTTGGTGGGACCGGGGATCCCTCGTCATGCCCGTCAGATAAACACGCTGAACCACGGCGAGGTGGTGTGCGCCGTCACCATCAGTAACCCCACTCGACACGTTTACACTGGAGGAAAAGGTTGTGTCAAGGTCTGGGACATTAGCCACCCAGGAAACAAGAGCCCCGTCTCTCAGCTGGATTGTCTG aatcgGGACAATTACATCCGCTCCTGTCGTCTCCTCCCCGATGGTCGAACTCTCATCGTGGGCGGCGAGGCAAGCACGTTGTCGATCTGGGatttggccacgcccactccCAGGATTAAAGCAGAGCTGACGTCGTCGGCACCAGCATGCTACGCTCTGGCCATCAGCCCGGACTCCAAGGTCTGCTTCTCCTGCTGCAGCGATGGAAACATAGCCGTCTGGGATCTACACAACCAGACTCTTGTTAG ACAGTTTCAGGGCCACACAGACGGAGCCAGCTGCATTGACATCTCCAACGACGGCACCAAGCTGTGGACCGGAGGCCTGGATAACACCGTTCGCTCCTGGGACCTGAGGGAGGGgcggcagctgcagcagcatgaCTTTACGTCCCAG ATCTTCTCTCTCGGCTACTGTCCGACAGGAGAATGGCTTGCTGTCGGAATGGAGAGCAGCAACGTGGAGGTTCTCCATGTCACCAAGCCTGACAAATACCAGCTTCACCTACACGAGAGCTGTGTGCTCTCCCTGCAGTTTGCTTACTGCG GCAAATGGTTTGTGAGTACAGGAAAGGACAACTTATTGAATGCATGGAGAACACCCTATGGAGCCAGCATTTTCCAG TCTAAAGAATCCTCCTCAGTGCTGAGCTGCGACATATCTGTGGACGACAAATACATTGTTACTGGTTCAGGGGACAAGAAGGCCACAGTTTACGAGGTCATCTACTGA
- the LOC108234603 gene encoding transducin-like enhancer protein 1 isoform X2, with product MFPQGRHPTPHQAPGQPFKFTIPESLDRIKEEFQFLQAQYHSLKLECEKLASEKTEMQRHYVMYYEMSYGLNIEMHKQTEIAKRLNTICAQVIPFLSQEHQQQVVQAVERAKQVTMAELNAVIGQQHLSHNHGGAPVPLTPHPAGIHPSQLGGSAGLLALSGALGAMPPHLAGKEGGEKKPHLTGPDSHPAGPEHLREREPGTSNSLLPESLRNTDKRRNGPDFSNDTKKRKVDDKDSSHYDSDGEKSDDNLVVDVSNEDAASPRGTPLPSPRENGLDKARLLKKDPCSPASTASSASSSSLKSKEMTVREKAGTPGLKSSTPTPRGDSTPGPSSTPGIRPSLSKPPSMEIPHPPTAGLRTPLAVPGPYPGAFGMLPHAAAMNGELAGAAAYAAGLHNMSPQMSAAAAVAVAAYGRSPMVGFDPHPHMRVPGMPPSLTGIPGGKPAYSFHVAADGQMQPVPFPPDALVGPGIPRHARQINTLNHGEVVCAVTISNPTRHVYTGGKGCVKVWDISHPGNKSPVSQLDCLNRDNYIRSCRLLPDGRTLIVGGEASTLSIWDLATPTPRIKAELTSSAPACYALAISPDSKVCFSCCSDGNIAVWDLHNQTLVRQFQGHTDGASCIDISNDGTKLWTGGLDNTVRSWDLREGRQLQQHDFTSQIFSLGYCPTGEWLAVGMESSNVEVLHVTKPDKYQLHLHESCVLSLQFAYCGKWFVSTGKDNLLNAWRTPYGASIFQSKESSSVLSCDISVDDKYIVTGSGDKKATVYEVIY from the exons ATGTTCCCCCAGGGGCGACACCCG ACGCCCCATCAGGCTCCAGGCCAGCCCTTCAAGTTCACCATCCCGGAGTCACTGGACCGCATAAAGGAGGAGTTCCAGTTTCTCCAGGCGCAGTACCACAG CCTCAAACTGGAGTGTGAGAAGCTGGCCAGTGAAAAGACGGAGATGCAGAGACACTATGTCATG TACTATGAGATGTCATACGGCCTCAACATCGAGATGCACAAACAG ACTGAGATTGCCAAGAGACTAAACACCATCTGTGCACAAGTCATTCCCTTCCTCTCACAGGAG catcagcagcaggtgGTCCAAGCTGTGGAGCGAGCCAAACAGGTGACCATGGCAGAGCTAAATGCTGTCATCGGG cagcagcatctgtcCCATAACCACGGTGGTGCTCCTGTGCCCCTCACCCCCCATCCCGCCGGCATCCACCCCTCCCAGTTAGGAGGCTCAGCTGGTCTTCTTGCTCTGTCAGGAGCGCTTGGTGCCATGCCGCCCCATTTGGCAGGAAAAGAAGGCGGTGAGAAAAAACCTCATCTAACTGGACCAGATTCTCACCCCGCAGGACCCGAGCACCTCAGAG AGCGAGAACCTGGCACA AGTAATTCACTGCTGCCGGAAAGCCTCAGGAACACCGACAAGCGACGCAATGGTCCTGACTTTTCAAACGACACCAAGAAACGCAAGGTTGATGACAAGGACTCCAGCCACTAT GACAGCGATGGAGAGAAAAGTGATGACAATTTAGTGGTGGATGTGTCGAATGag GATGCAGCCTCCCCTCGTGGCACACCTCTTCCCTCCCCCAGAGAAAATGGCTTGGATAAAGCTCGTCTTCTCAAGAAAGACCCCTGTAGTCCAGCTTCCACCGCTTCATCAGCCAGCTCCTCCTCCCTCAAATCCAAAGAGATGACAGTG CGAGAAAAGGCAGGTACACCAGGTCTAAAGTCGAGCACTCCCACACCTAGAGGCGACTCCACCCCAGGTCCAAGCTCCACACCTGGAATCCGACCAAGTCTGTCCAAACCCCCATCCATGGAGATACCCCATCCTCCTA ctgcaggtctGAGAACTCCCCTTGCTGTTCCAGGTCCGTACCCGGGTGCGTTTGGTATGTTGCCTCACGCAGCAGCGATGAATGGGGAACTAGCCGGTGCTGCAGCCTATGCAGCTGGACTGCACAACATGTCGCCTCAAATGAGCGCTGCAGCTGCAGTCGCTGTGGCCGCATACGGCCGTTCACCGATG GTTGGTTTTGATCCTCACCCTCACATGCGAGTACCTGGAATGCCACCTAGTCTTACAGGAATCCCTGGAGGAAAACC GGCCTACTCCTTCCACGTTGCGGCGGATGGACAGATGCAGCCGGTTCCTTTCCCCCCGGATGCTTTGGTGGGACCGGGGATCCCTCGTCATGCCCGTCAGATAAACACGCTGAACCACGGCGAGGTGGTGTGCGCCGTCACCATCAGTAACCCCACTCGACACGTTTACACTGGAGGAAAAGGTTGTGTCAAGGTCTGGGACATTAGCCACCCAGGAAACAAGAGCCCCGTCTCTCAGCTGGATTGTCTG aatcgGGACAATTACATCCGCTCCTGTCGTCTCCTCCCCGATGGTCGAACTCTCATCGTGGGCGGCGAGGCAAGCACGTTGTCGATCTGGGatttggccacgcccactccCAGGATTAAAGCAGAGCTGACGTCGTCGGCACCAGCATGCTACGCTCTGGCCATCAGCCCGGACTCCAAGGTCTGCTTCTCCTGCTGCAGCGATGGAAACATAGCCGTCTGGGATCTACACAACCAGACTCTTGTTAG ACAGTTTCAGGGCCACACAGACGGAGCCAGCTGCATTGACATCTCCAACGACGGCACCAAGCTGTGGACCGGAGGCCTGGATAACACCGTTCGCTCCTGGGACCTGAGGGAGGGgcggcagctgcagcagcatgaCTTTACGTCCCAG ATCTTCTCTCTCGGCTACTGTCCGACAGGAGAATGGCTTGCTGTCGGAATGGAGAGCAGCAACGTGGAGGTTCTCCATGTCACCAAGCCTGACAAATACCAGCTTCACCTACACGAGAGCTGTGTGCTCTCCCTGCAGTTTGCTTACTGCG GCAAATGGTTTGTGAGTACAGGAAAGGACAACTTATTGAATGCATGGAGAACACCCTATGGAGCCAGCATTTTCCAG TCTAAAGAATCCTCCTCAGTGCTGAGCTGCGACATATCTGTGGACGACAAATACATTGTTACTGGTTCAGGGGACAAGAAGGCCACAGTTTACGAGGTCATCTACTGA
- the LOC108234603 gene encoding transducin-like enhancer protein 1 isoform X1, translating to MFPQGRHPTPHQAPGQPFKFTIPESLDRIKEEFQFLQAQYHSLKLECEKLASEKTEMQRHYVMYYEMSYGLNIEMHKQTEIAKRLNTICAQVIPFLSQEHQQQVVQAVERAKQVTMAELNAVIGVRGLPGLPPTQQHLSHNHGGAPVPLTPHPAGIHPSQLGGSAGLLALSGALGAMPPHLAGKEGGEKKPHLTGPDSHPAGPEHLREREPGTSNSLLPESLRNTDKRRNGPDFSNDTKKRKVDDKDSSHYDSDGEKSDDNLVVDVSNEDAASPRGTPLPSPRENGLDKARLLKKDPCSPASTASSASSSSLKSKEMTVREKAGTPGLKSSTPTPRGDSTPGPSSTPGIRPSLSKPPSMEIPHPPTAGLRTPLAVPGPYPGAFGMLPHAAAMNGELAGAAAYAAGLHNMSPQMSAAAAVAVAAYGRSPMVGFDPHPHMRVPGMPPSLTGIPGGKPAYSFHVAADGQMQPVPFPPDALVGPGIPRHARQINTLNHGEVVCAVTISNPTRHVYTGGKGCVKVWDISHPGNKSPVSQLDCLNRDNYIRSCRLLPDGRTLIVGGEASTLSIWDLATPTPRIKAELTSSAPACYALAISPDSKVCFSCCSDGNIAVWDLHNQTLVRQFQGHTDGASCIDISNDGTKLWTGGLDNTVRSWDLREGRQLQQHDFTSQIFSLGYCPTGEWLAVGMESSNVEVLHVTKPDKYQLHLHESCVLSLQFAYCGKWFVSTGKDNLLNAWRTPYGASIFQSKESSSVLSCDISVDDKYIVTGSGDKKATVYEVIY from the exons ATGTTCCCCCAGGGGCGACACCCG ACGCCCCATCAGGCTCCAGGCCAGCCCTTCAAGTTCACCATCCCGGAGTCACTGGACCGCATAAAGGAGGAGTTCCAGTTTCTCCAGGCGCAGTACCACAG CCTCAAACTGGAGTGTGAGAAGCTGGCCAGTGAAAAGACGGAGATGCAGAGACACTATGTCATG TACTATGAGATGTCATACGGCCTCAACATCGAGATGCACAAACAG ACTGAGATTGCCAAGAGACTAAACACCATCTGTGCACAAGTCATTCCCTTCCTCTCACAGGAG catcagcagcaggtgGTCCAAGCTGTGGAGCGAGCCAAACAGGTGACCATGGCAGAGCTAAATGCTGTCATCGGGGTACGTGGACTGCCAGGTCTTCCACCTaca cagcagcatctgtcCCATAACCACGGTGGTGCTCCTGTGCCCCTCACCCCCCATCCCGCCGGCATCCACCCCTCCCAGTTAGGAGGCTCAGCTGGTCTTCTTGCTCTGTCAGGAGCGCTTGGTGCCATGCCGCCCCATTTGGCAGGAAAAGAAGGCGGTGAGAAAAAACCTCATCTAACTGGACCAGATTCTCACCCCGCAGGACCCGAGCACCTCAGAG AGCGAGAACCTGGCACA AGTAATTCACTGCTGCCGGAAAGCCTCAGGAACACCGACAAGCGACGCAATGGTCCTGACTTTTCAAACGACACCAAGAAACGCAAGGTTGATGACAAGGACTCCAGCCACTAT GACAGCGATGGAGAGAAAAGTGATGACAATTTAGTGGTGGATGTGTCGAATGag GATGCAGCCTCCCCTCGTGGCACACCTCTTCCCTCCCCCAGAGAAAATGGCTTGGATAAAGCTCGTCTTCTCAAGAAAGACCCCTGTAGTCCAGCTTCCACCGCTTCATCAGCCAGCTCCTCCTCCCTCAAATCCAAAGAGATGACAGTG CGAGAAAAGGCAGGTACACCAGGTCTAAAGTCGAGCACTCCCACACCTAGAGGCGACTCCACCCCAGGTCCAAGCTCCACACCTGGAATCCGACCAAGTCTGTCCAAACCCCCATCCATGGAGATACCCCATCCTCCTA ctgcaggtctGAGAACTCCCCTTGCTGTTCCAGGTCCGTACCCGGGTGCGTTTGGTATGTTGCCTCACGCAGCAGCGATGAATGGGGAACTAGCCGGTGCTGCAGCCTATGCAGCTGGACTGCACAACATGTCGCCTCAAATGAGCGCTGCAGCTGCAGTCGCTGTGGCCGCATACGGCCGTTCACCGATG GTTGGTTTTGATCCTCACCCTCACATGCGAGTACCTGGAATGCCACCTAGTCTTACAGGAATCCCTGGAGGAAAACC GGCCTACTCCTTCCACGTTGCGGCGGATGGACAGATGCAGCCGGTTCCTTTCCCCCCGGATGCTTTGGTGGGACCGGGGATCCCTCGTCATGCCCGTCAGATAAACACGCTGAACCACGGCGAGGTGGTGTGCGCCGTCACCATCAGTAACCCCACTCGACACGTTTACACTGGAGGAAAAGGTTGTGTCAAGGTCTGGGACATTAGCCACCCAGGAAACAAGAGCCCCGTCTCTCAGCTGGATTGTCTG aatcgGGACAATTACATCCGCTCCTGTCGTCTCCTCCCCGATGGTCGAACTCTCATCGTGGGCGGCGAGGCAAGCACGTTGTCGATCTGGGatttggccacgcccactccCAGGATTAAAGCAGAGCTGACGTCGTCGGCACCAGCATGCTACGCTCTGGCCATCAGCCCGGACTCCAAGGTCTGCTTCTCCTGCTGCAGCGATGGAAACATAGCCGTCTGGGATCTACACAACCAGACTCTTGTTAG ACAGTTTCAGGGCCACACAGACGGAGCCAGCTGCATTGACATCTCCAACGACGGCACCAAGCTGTGGACCGGAGGCCTGGATAACACCGTTCGCTCCTGGGACCTGAGGGAGGGgcggcagctgcagcagcatgaCTTTACGTCCCAG ATCTTCTCTCTCGGCTACTGTCCGACAGGAGAATGGCTTGCTGTCGGAATGGAGAGCAGCAACGTGGAGGTTCTCCATGTCACCAAGCCTGACAAATACCAGCTTCACCTACACGAGAGCTGTGTGCTCTCCCTGCAGTTTGCTTACTGCG GCAAATGGTTTGTGAGTACAGGAAAGGACAACTTATTGAATGCATGGAGAACACCCTATGGAGCCAGCATTTTCCAG TCTAAAGAATCCTCCTCAGTGCTGAGCTGCGACATATCTGTGGACGACAAATACATTGTTACTGGTTCAGGGGACAAGAAGGCCACAGTTTACGAGGTCATCTACTGA